The following coding sequences lie in one Rutidosis leptorrhynchoides isolate AG116_Rl617_1_P2 chromosome 6, CSIRO_AGI_Rlap_v1, whole genome shotgun sequence genomic window:
- the LOC139852564 gene encoding protein SMAX1-LIKE 3-like, whose translation MRAGGFTIQQALSSDAASIIKQAVTLARRRGHAQVTPLHVANTMLSSNTGLLRSACLRSQSTSHPLQCKALELCFNVALNRLPTSSSSPMLGPNHSSQHPSISNALVAAFKRAQAHQRRGSIENQQQPLLAVKIELEQLIISILDDPSVSRVMREAGFSSTQVKTNVEQVVSLELSSQTPSIPVSICMKQNGNGNRHHNQVTVRNEDVMCVIDNLLNKKLSKSLVVVGECVATIEGVVKGVMEKVDKGEVHETLKDVKFISLPLFSFGQLSRLEVEQKLGELRSLVKGFVQKGVVLYLGDLKWISEYRNSNSWGHGRGYYCPIEHLIMELGRLICGINEEISGKLWVMGISSFQTYIKCRNGNPSLEITWKLHPLTIPAGGLSLSLVPQSDIQSECGSKNVDNVDCRLMLETGDEKQLTCCVDCSVNFESEVKSSRSSSLPSWLANEKILVNSQDKECVSVKDLCHKWNSICTSLHRNKPMFQRSLSFSSISPSLSPASCYLYNQENHNFNRISNNRQLWDFTSLEKQVHERFNHHDEGEPIQRFPSNPNSTPNSVSSSDHMEVEYIKKFKELNGENFRILCNALEEKVPLQKDIISDIAGTILRCRSGIQPRKYKINNNEQKEETWFLFQGFDSHSKKKVARELAKVVFGSISCLTMISLSNFSSSPRVDSTDEHRNKRSRDNEESCNYLERFAEAVSVNPHRVFLVEDIEQVDYCSQMAIRRAIEKGRLTHSNGEDVRFCDAIIVLSCKSYSSRSRTCSPPVKQKVEEKEGSPCVSLDLNILFDDQDHEEEELMSMADVGLLESIDKCINFNIQDLSL comes from the exons ATGAGAGCTGGTGGTTTTACTATACAACAAGCTTTAAGTTCAGACGCCGCTAGCATCATTAAACAGGCTGTGACACTAGCACGCCGTCGTGGTCATGCACAAGTCACACCACTCCACGTGGCAAACACCATGCTATCTTCCAATACCGGCCTCCTTCGATCAGCTTGTCTTCGGTCACAATCCACGTCACACCCTCTTCAATGTAAGGCTCTAGAGCTCTGCTTCAACGTAGCCTTAAATCGTCTACCTACATCATCGTCTAGCCCGATGCTAGGACCGAATCACTCATCCCAACATCCCTCCATTTCTAATGCTCTTGTCGCGGCTTTTAAGCGTGCACAAGCTCACCAAAGGCGTGGTTCGATTGAGAATCAACAACAACCGTTACTTGCTGTCAAGATTGAGCTCGAACAACTTATTATATCGATTTTGGATGACCCTAGTGTTAGTAGAGTGATGAGAGAAGCTGGTTTTTCTAGTACACAAGTGAAAACTAATGTAGAACAAGTTGTTTCTTTGGAGTTATCTTCTCAAACACCTAGTATTCCTGTTTCAATTTGTATGAAACAAAATGGTAACGGAAATCGACATCATAATCAAGTTACTGTTAGGAATGAGGATGTGATGTGTGTAATAGATAATTTATTAAACAAGAAACTATCGAAAAGCTTGGTGGTTGTAGGTGAGTGTGTTGCTACAATTGAAGGTGTAGTGAAAGGAGTGATGGAGAAAGTTGATAAAGGAGAAGTTCATGAAACATTAAAAGATGTTAAGTTTATAAGTTTACCTCTATTCTCATTTGGTCAACTTTCTAGATTAGAAGTAGAACAAAAACTTGGAGAATTAAGGAGTTTAGTTAAAGGCTTTGTGCAAAAAGGGGTTGTGCTATACTTAGGAGATCTTAAGTGGATTAGTGAGTATAGGAATAGTAATTCATGGGGTCATGGAAGAGGATACTATTGTCCAATTGAGCACTTGATTATGGAGTTAGGAAGATTAATTTGTGGTATTAATGAAGAGATTAGTGGTAAACTTTGGGTTATGGGGATATCATCTTTTCAAACATACATAAAATGTAGAAATGGGAACCCTTCGCTCGAAATCACTTGGAAGCTACATCCTCTTACGATTCCGGCTGGGGGCTTAAGTTTGAGTCTTGTTCCACAAAG TGATATCCAAAGTGAGTGCGGAAGCAAGAATGTGGACAATGTGGATTGTCGGTTGATGCTTGAAACGGGAGACGAGAAGCAACTTACGTGTTGTGTGGATTGCTCGGTGAACTTCGAGAGCGAAGTTAAAAGTTCAAGGTCATCAAGCCTTCCTTCATGGCTTGCTAATGAGAAAATATTAGTCAATAGCCAAGATAAG GAATGTGTTTCAGTTAAAGATTTGTGCCACAAATGGAACTCAATCTGCACCTCACTTCATAGAAACAAACCTATGTTTCAAAGAAGCTTAAGCTTCTCATCCATTTCTCCGTCCTTGTCACCGGCTTCTTGTTATCTCTACAATCAAGAAAACCATAATTTCAACCGAATCTCAAACAATCGCCAACTTTGGGATTTTACATCCTTAGAGAAACAAGTTCATGAACGATTTAATCATCATGATGAGGGAGAGCCAATACAAAGGTTTCCATCAAACCCCAATTCTACTCCAAATTCGGTTTCTTCAAGCGATCATATGGAGGTTGAATACATTAAAAAATTTAAGGAGTTAAATGGAGAAAATTTTAGAATTCTATGCAATGCATTAGAAGAAAAGGTTCCTTTGCAGAAGGATATCATTTCTGATATCGCTGGTACGATATTAAGGTGTAGGTCCGGAATTCAGCCAAGGAAATACAAGATAAACAACAACGAACAAAAGGAAGAGACTTGGTTTTTATTTCAAGGTTTCGATTCACATTCAAAAAAGAAAGTTGCTAGGGAACTTGCTAAGGTTGTTTTTGGGTCAATTTCATGTTTGACAATGATTTCTCTTAGCAACTTTTCATCATCTCCAAGAGTGGATTCTACCGACGAGCACAGGAACAAAAGGTCTAGAGATAATGAAGAAAGTTGTAATTATCTTGAGAGGTTTGCCGAAGCAGTTTCAGTGAACCCTCATAGAGTTTTCTTAGTAGAAGATATAGAGCAAGTAGATTATTGTTCTCAAATGGCAATAAGACGAGCTATCGAAAAAGGGAGATTAACACACTCGAATGGTGAAGATGTTCGTTTTTGTGATGCAATAATTGTGTTGAGTTGCAAAAGCTATAGTTCTAGATCAAGAACATGTTCGCCACCGGTGAAGCAGAAAGTTGAAGAAAAAGAAGGAAGCCCTTGTGTATCTTtagatttaaatatattatttgatGATCAAGATCATGAGGAGGAGGAATTAATGTCCATGGCTGACGTAGGGTTACTTGAATCTATAGACAAATGTATCAATTTCAATATCCAAGATTTGTCACTCTAA
- the LOC139854764 gene encoding uncharacterized protein, translated as MKKSWNGVAFKNHLWKCATSTTVPEFKAAMLELKEFNGDCYTWLSKIPAHHWSRSHFSGRAGSDMLLNNMCEIFNRWLVDARDKPIITALEYIREYLMKRIVNVNKMISKCEGPLSPYGTKMFDKIKHEASKYTVLWNGAHQYQVSGPHQDQCVVDMELKVCACRRWEITGMPCKHAVAAINIMGINDEKVRDPERWVSEVYSVDN; from the exons ATGAAAAAGTCATGGAATGGAGTTGCTTTCAAGAACCATTTATGGAAATGTGCTACTTCAACAACTGTGCCAGAATTTAAAGCAGCAATGCTTGAGCTGAAAGAGTTTAATGGAGATTGTTACACATGGCTGTCAAAAATTCCTGCTCACCATTGGTCTAGGAGTCATTTCTCAG GAAGGGCAGGGTCAGATATGTTGCTAAATAACATGTGTGAGATATTTAATAGATGGTTGGTTGATGCAAGGGATAAACCTATAATAACTGCTCTAGAGTATATAAGGGAATACTTAATGAAAAGGATTGTAAATGtgaacaaaatgataagcaaatgtGAAGGCCCTTTAAGTCCATATGGCACCAAAATGTTTGACAAAATTAAACATGAAGCTAGTAAGTACACAGTTTTATGGAATGGTGCTCATCAATACCAAGTTAGTGGACCACACCAAGACCAATGTGTTGTTGACATGGAATTAAAGGTTTGTGCATGTAGAAGATGGGAAATCACAGGGATGCCATGTAAACATGCAGTGGCAGCAATCAATATAATGGGAATTAATGATGAGAAGGTTAGAGATCCTGAAAGATGGGTGAGTGAAGTTTACAGTGTTGACAATTGA